The genomic interval CCAATATTGTGTAGTTATACAACTCTTCTAAGGACACTTTATTCCCTGTACAAAACACTGGGTGTCTACAGATACCAGtctgtaacttgaaaaatacattctgtattaccaaattatatttatttataagaaaaaaatatatttatacacaaacatcgcatttaaaataatctatataatcatttttttttcagaaagaaagtattacaaaatgtttctaGCCAGCACATAAACCAGAAATCCTAAAAAGAATCTGGCACCTCATACAATAATGTGTAGTTTAGAAGATGCTGCCTCAGATTTCTGTTAAAGCCCAGTATTATCACCTACCTACAGGTGTTTAAGTAGGAAGAAACCCTTTGCTGAAACTAGCTGGTTGATTGCTTCTGGTTTCAAAGTTCAAAGCTGTTAATGTGCCAGTACAGGAAATCATGCCAAATGCTGTACGTCCTGAACCATATCCTTTATTTATGGAAGAATTCCAGTTTAATTACAAAACAATCCCAGTTTTTATGGattgtatagaaatataatagCAATTAAAAGAGAATTTCTAGGACTATCTTGAGAATCCCTATGAGAATAGTCTGTAGCACAGATTCTTCTTCATGGGATGCATCGAGTTGGGGTTGTCGTTGCCTTTTCTGATTTGCCTCCAGCTGTTCGGGGTCATAGGATGCGTCAGCAAAAGGGTCCTCATGTGTTGTTTGGTCATAGTAtacttttatttcaaattcaCTCTCCATATGATAAGGATGGCCATAGATTGCAATTCCCACAGGGCGCTTGAAATGGTCTGGAACAACTATAACATCCAGGCCACATGTCATGGACTGCAGCTCATACTCATCAAAACTAGGATTAAGGGTTGCATCAGAGATATACATATCTGCATCGCCTTTCAAGCTCTGCATCTCAAGTATAATCCTTCCTTCATGGTTAAGTCTCAGATAGCTGTAGTTTCCTGCACCCAGTTGCCCCTGAACAACATGCAGGAGCATCCATTCATCAGGAATTTCTTCACTGCTGAAGCACTCTATGATGAATAAAGAGAGCAGAGCAAAAAGTGTCAGGTGGCTCTTCTTCTGGTATGACACCATCTCTCTAAAGAACTGAAAGTGAACATCCTATggtgaaaaagaaataaacattatacCTTGCATTCAGACTTATAAGGATATGTAGAATACTCTAAACTGCTGAAACTTATAAAGTGTCAGATTTTAGTATTCCCTGTCCCCCCCCCAACAAAACAAATAAGCCAAGGCAAAGTGAAGAGGTTTCTCCCTCTGGTCCGTACATTGACAATGAGTAATATACAAAAGTTGGAGGAAGGAACCACAGTGCTTGGATGTCAGACCCTCCTGGAAGTGTTCAATACTGAAGCAATAAAGGTAACTGCAGCGCAGGAAGTAGGAGACATGGACCAATGAACATTAAGGGATCTTCTTTCACAGGTCAGTGCCAGTTAATTTATGTACAGACCTGACAAGCTCTCTATTAAGTTGTCAGGACAAAACATGGTATTTTGCACTTCTAAACTGTTTATGAACATGTAAATTTGGAACTGCACCAATAAGGGAGTCCTTCACTCAGTATGGAACACAGATGTtcccattatttttttgtaaatgcatacTTTATTAATGGTGCAGTGTGATCGAAACAGTAACTTGTTTGTGCAGAATAAAAAGATAGGCTGTGGGGTACAGGAGTAGTTTAAGCAAATCCCAGTACGGAGCTCCCAATAATCACCAATAGATTGGCAACTATCTGAATATTTTGCTGACCCCCCCCCAGCTCTGACTGAAgaaaatttgcataaaaaagcTAGAAATCATTATCAGCATATTTTTTCCACGTCAATAGGTCAATGGGGGggattcaataaaataaaagtaaaaaaaacaaaaaaaaaaaggcacacaatgagttgttatatattgggttttattttatagaaacattACAGATATGGCTGTAAAAATTTTTATGTAATGGTGACACGGAGGGTTATTTTTCTTAGTGACTAGGTACACGCATGTAGATAAGATTTAGAAGGTGTTATTTGTAGACCTAGGTCAGGTTCAAAGTGTTCTTGCAACATATAATTCAGCATGTTCTAGGGCAGAGGTCAGAAGGTAGAATCCTTGTATGGTGTTCTGatgatttctttattatttaaaacctgTTTTACTAAACAGTATGTTTATGATGGgttcatattttaaaacataaatatgggGAAAGCCATGCTGATTGTTTTATTAGGTGCATGACTGTAGGTTCTTGACTGTTAGCAGAGCATTGCTTTAGTAGTTACTAACCAggcacataccgtgtttccccgatgataaggcagggccatcaaataagacagccccccctttttagggaaaaatgaaaaataagcccccccccccNNNNNNNNNNNNNNNNNNNNNNNNNNNNNNNNNNNNNNNNNNNNNNNNNNNNNNNNNNNNNNNNNNNNNNNNNNNNNNNNNNNNNNNNNNNNNNNNNNNNNNNNNNNNNNNNNNNNNNNNNNNNNNNNNNNNNNNNNNNNNNNNNNNNNNNNNNNNNNNNNNNNNNNNNNNNNNNNNNNNNNNNNNNNNNNNNNNNNNNNNNNNNNNNNNNNNNNNNNNNNNNNNNNNNNNNNNNNNNNNNNNNNNNNNNNNNNNNNNNNNNNNNNNNNNNNNNNNNNNNNNNNNNNNNNNNNNNNNNNNNNNNNNNNNNNNNNNNNNNNNNNNNNNNNNNNNNNNNNNNNNNNNNNNNNNNNNNNNNNNNNNNNNNNNNNNNNNNNNNNNNNNNNNNNNNNNNNNNNNNNNNNNNNNNNNNNNNNNNNNNNNNNNNNNNNNNNNNNNNNNNNNNNNNNNNNNNNNNNNNNNNNNNNNNNNNNNNNNNNNNNNNNNNNNNNNNNNNNNNNNNNNNNNNNNNNNNNNNNNNNNNNNNNNNNNNNNNNNNNNNNNNNNNNNNNNNNNNNNNNNNNNNNNNNNNNNNNNNNNNNNNNNNNNNNNNNNNNNNNNNNNNNNNNNNNNNNNNNNNNNNNNNNNNNNNNNNNNNNNNNNNNNNNNNNNNNNNNNNNNNNNNNNNNNNNNNNNNNNNNNNNNNNNNNNNNNNNNNNNNNNNNNNNNNNNNNNNNNNNNNNNNNNNNNNNNNNNNNNNNNNNNNNNNNNNNNNNNNNNNNNNNNNNNNNNNNNNNNNNNNNNNNNNNNNNNNNNNNNNNNNNNNNNNNNNNNNNNNNNNNNNNNNNNNNNNNNNNNNNNNNNNNNNNNNNNNNNNNNNNNNNNNNNNNNNNNNNNNNNNNNNNNNNNNNNNNNNNNNNNNNNNNNNNNNNNNNNNNNNNNNNNNNNNNNNNNNNNNNNNNNNNNNNNNNNNNNNNNNNNNNNNNNNNNNNNNNNNNNNNNNNNNNNNNNNNNNNNN from Pyxicephalus adspersus chromosome 4, UCB_Pads_2.0, whole genome shotgun sequence carries:
- the C4H6orf120 gene encoding UPF0669 protein C6orf120 homolog, with the translated sequence MVSYQKKSHLTLFALLSLFIIECFSSEEIPDEWMLLHVVQGQLGAGNYSYLRLNHEGRIILEMQSLKGDADMYISDATLNPSFDEYELQSMTCGLDVIVVPDHFKRPVGIAIYGHPYHMESEFEIKVYYDQTTHEDPFADASYDPEQLEANQKRQRQPQLDASHEEESVLQTILIGILKIVLEILF